Proteins from one Carassius auratus strain Wakin linkage group LG28B, ASM336829v1, whole genome shotgun sequence genomic window:
- the LOC113067423 gene encoding gastrula zinc finger protein XlCGF26.1 isoform X1, protein MSFIKEESEDIRITEVFSIKHEDTEEQTDLKVLKDEGQELNQNEEKYLLEKSCDFIMEEKYLSCSQTEEVSTRIRAQKTGTRVFCCKHCGKSFSQYETLKRHMKIHTEEKPFICKQCGKIFTLKGNLKKHIRIHTGEKPFACKQCKKTFTEKRTLERHMRIHTGEKSFTCQQCGTSFTEKGNLVRHMRIHTGDKPFTCQKCGKSFTEKENLERHIRIHTREKPFTCQKCGKSFTQKGNLESHMRMHTGEKPYTCTQCGKSFTAKRNLKLHMSIHTGEKPFTCQQCGKSFTQKQHLKVHMRNHTGEKAFTCQQCGKSFAENAYLKVHMIVHSGEKPFTCQQCEKSFSQRGHLKIHIRSHTGEKPFTCHQCGKSSTTAVNLKYHMRIHTGEKLFSCDQCGKSFKLKKSLNCHLSLPKKCGKSVNLNQGSETFIS, encoded by the exons ATgtcgtttattaaagaggagagtgaagacattAGGATTACAGAAGTGTTCAGCatcaaacatgaagatactgaggaacaaacag ACCTGAAGGTGCTAAAAGACGAGGGTCAAGAACTGAATCAAAATGAAGAGAAGTACCTGCTTGAGAAAAGTTGTGATTTCATAATGGAAGAAAAATATCTTAGCTGCTCACAGACTGAAGAGGTTTCCACACGAATAAGAGCTCAGAAGACAGGAACTAGAGTTTTCTGCTGCAAACACTGTGGAAAAAGTTTTAGCCAATATGAAACCCTTAAAAGAcacatgaaaattcacactgAAGAGAAACCTTTTATCtgcaaacagtgtggaaagaTTTTTACTCTTAAAGGAAACCTTAAAAAGCACATacgaattcacactggagagaagcctttcgcCTGCAAACAGTGTAAGAAGACCTTCACTGAAAAAAGAACCCTTGAGCGccacatgagaattcatactggagagaagagtttcacctgccaacagtgtggaacaAGTTTCACTGAAAAAGGAAACCTTGTGCgtcacatgaggattcacactggagataAGCCTTTCACTTGCCAaaagtgtgggaagagtttcactgAAAAAGAAAACCTTGAGCGCCACATAAGAATTCACACCAGAGAGAAGCCTTTCACTTGCCAaaagtgtgggaagagtttcacacaaaaaGGAAATCTTGAAAGTCACATGAGAATGCATACTGGAGAGAAGCCATATacatgcactcagtgtggaaagagcttcactGCAAAAAGAAACCTAAAACTACACATGagcattcacactggagagaagcctttcacctgccaacagtgtgggaagagtttcacacaaaaaCAGCATCTTAAAGTCCACATGAGAAATCATACGGGAGAGAAAGCTTTTActtgccaacagtgtggaaaaagcTTCGCTGAAAATGCATACCTTAAAGTCCACATGATAGTTCACTCTGGAGAGAAGCcattcacctgccaacagtgtgaaAAGAGCTTCTCTCAAAGAGGACATCTTAAAATCCACATTAGaagtcacactggagagaagcctttcacctgtcatcagtgtggaaagagctccACAACAGCAGTGAACCTCAAAtatcacatgagaattcacaccggagagaagttGTTCagttgtgatcagtgtggaaagagtttcaaacTAAAGAAATCCCTTAACTGTCACTTGAGTTTACCCAAGAAGTGTGGAAAAAGTGTCAATCTAAACCAGGGGTCAGAAACCTTTATTTCATGA